One window from the genome of Rhizoctonia solani chromosome 15, complete sequence encodes:
- a CDS encoding nucleolar complex protein 2 codes for MGKKAAKSTRKFAKSGELKRTIQARRKFKAVKAKTQARKGAKRSQNEHDEEEEEEEEDIESPTNSKTVDDLLNGDLMDEQGDDESDDEEDAESLASMNDEDEEQDEEETHAMDLAQLQKTDPEFYKYLQENDRELLEFKPEEMEFEDDEDMEDTNEKPVLTSEILKTWQRSLIETHSLRTLRKLLVAFKAAAYMNDEEVETRWKIDSAAGKHISTYFMLVQTDMKTVFNKLVTTTLKYTPIIAAHHAPYKTLPGDKFKPPTTNATLSKLLLSHLYNAIRLIEQLPSNPTDDDEEGDDNDNDTPESKSKKSKKGDKKTKKSKKGESDEGSKTALVELALGETGKLIPWVVGSRKAVKMWLKTCLSLWSTSADSVRISAFLAVRRLSLSADEAVVELVLKPNPFTTVPSSPHPHPYISTPPRDTHQNIHPNLVAPPPTLTSYLSASKPKSAMLKPLDMASTIRAPSAYLKTHVLAESVVQEAVWLLAESVPLTSVAFPEVVFPIASTLKKSLKKKSSASAKVVQGVKALVEHLEEQSKWTTEQRKNVQFGPERWEEVERWEEEKGHGGPLERWIKVLRKQREGRRKVASGVVDT; via the exons ATGGGCAAGAAAGCGGCCAAGTCGACTCGTAAATTCGCAAAATCGGGAGAGCTGAAGCGTACTATTCAGGCGAGAAGGAAGTTTAAGGCTGTGAAGGCTAAGACTCAGGCGAGAAAGGGGGCAAAGAGGAGTCAGAATGAGCatgacgaggaggaagaagaggaggaagaagacat CGAGAGTCCCACCAATAGCAAAACTGTAGATGATTTGCTAAATGGGGATTTAATGGATGAGCAAGGTGATGATGAGTCggacgacgaggaagacgcCGAATCTCTCGCCTCGATGAacgatgaagatgaagaacaAG ACGAAGAGGAAACCCACGCAATGGATCTCGCCCAACTTCAAAAAACCGACCCAGAATTTTACAAGTACTTGCAAGAGAACGACCGTGAATTGTTGGAATTTAAACCTGAAGAAATGGAATTCGAGGATGACGAGGATATGGAGGATACCAACGAGAAACCCGTACTGACAAGCGAGATTTTGAAGACTTGGCAAAGATCTTTAATTGAG ACACACAGCTTGAGAACTCTGCGGAAACTCCTGGTCGCATTCAAGGCAGCGGCATATATGAACGACGAGGAGGTTGAGACGAGATGGAAGATCGATAGTGCGGCAGGTAAACACATTTCCACCTACTTTATGCTCGTTCAGACTGACATGAAGACAGTATTCAACAAACTCGTAACAACCACTCTAAAATACACACCGATTATTGCTGCCCACCACGCACCTTACAAGACTTTACCTGGGGATAAGTT TAAACCCCCAACAACAAATGCAACGTTGTCCAAACTTCTTCTATCACACTTATACAATGCCATCCGTCTCATCGAGCAACTGCCCTCCAATCCTaccgacgacgacgaagaggGTGATGACAATGACAATGACACCCCCGAATCAAAATCTAAAAAATCCAAGAAAGGCGACAAGAAGACTAAAAAATCGAAAAAGGGAGAGTCGGACGAAGGCAGCAAAACTGCACTCGTAGAATTGGCACTTGGCGAGACAGGAAAGTTGATCCCTTGGGTAGTGGGAAGTCGAAAGGCTGTGAAGATGTGGTTAAAA ACATGCCTTTCTCTCTGGTCGACGTCCGCAGATTCAGTCCGCATTAGCGCGTTCTTGGCAGTGAGGAGATTAAGTCTATCAGCCGACGAGGCGGTCGTAGAATTGGTTTTGAAG CCTAATCCCTTCACAACGGTACCATCCTCTCCACATCCACATCCTTACATCTCTACACCACCTCGCGACACACACCAAAACATACATCCCAATCTCGTCGCACCTCCTCCCACTCTGACCTCCTACCTCTCCGCATCCAAGCCAAAATCCGCTATGCTCAAACCCTTGGATATGGCGAGCACGATCCGAGCACCAAGCGCGTACCTCAAGACCCATGTGCTAGCTGAAAGCGTAGTCCAAGAAGCTGTCTGGTTGCTCGCAGAAAGTGTACCTTTGACGAGCGTTGCATTTCCAGAAGTTGTATTTCCTATCGCATCGACTCTCAAAAAGTCGCTCAAAAAGAAGTCTTCTGCATCGGCCAAGGTTGTTCAAGGTGTTAAAGCCCTTGTTGAACATTTAGAAGAGCAGTCGAAATGGACGACTGAGCAAAGGAAGAATGTTCAGTTCGGACCAGAACGATGGGAGGAAGTGGAGAGGTGGGAGGAGGAAAAGGGGCATGGAGGTCCATTGGAAAGATGGATAAAAGTCTTGAGAAAACAGAGGGAGGGAAGAAGGAAGGTTGCGAGTGGGGTTGTGGATACATAG